A segment of the Hypnocyclicus thermotrophus genome:
TACAAATGCAAACTTTGATGAAGATGCTTTATTTAATAGAGTAAAATCGGGTATAGATTTAAGAAATAGTTTAATAAAAATAGCAACAGATAAAGGAATTGAATTAGCTGATTATGATCAAGTAACTTGGAATCCTGCTAATGATGAAGAAATAAAAGAGAAAGCAAAAAATGTAGGGGTATTAGATACTGAAAATGAAGATATTAGATCTTTAAGAGAGTTAGTTACTTATGGATTAAAAGGTGCAGCAGCATATTTAGAGCATGCAAATAATTTAAAATTTGAAAATAAAGAAATAAATAAATTTATACAAAAAGCATTGTCTGATTTATTAAATGATGAATTAGGAGCAGATGAATTAACAGCTCTTGTTTTAGAAACTGGTAAATATGGTGTAGAAGCTATGGCTTTGTTAGATAAAGCAAATACAAGTGCATTTGGAAATCCTGAAATTACTAAAGTAAATATAGGAGTTAGAAATAATCCAGCTATATTAATTAGTGGACATGACTTAAACGATATGGAACAATTGTTAGAACAAACTAAAGGAACTGGAGTAGATGTATATACTCATAGTGAAATGTTACCAGCAAACTATTATCCAAAATTTAAACAATATGAACATTTTGTAGGAAACTATGGTAATGCATGGTGGAAACAAGTAGATGAATTCACTTCATTTAATGGGCCTATTTTATTTACTACAAACTGTATAGTTCCTCCAAAAGCTGATGCAACATATGCAGATAAAATATTTACTACTGGTGCTGCAGGACTTGCTGGGGCTACTCATATAGTGGCTGATGAAAATGGCAAAAAAGACTTTACTCCAATTATTGAATTAGCTAAAAAATGTAAACCACCTGTAGAAATTGAAAAAGGTGAAATTATTGGTGGATTTGCCCATAATCAAGTATTAGCATTGGCTGATAAAGTAGTAGACGCTGTAAAACAAGGAGCAATTAAAAAATTTGTGGTAATGGCTGGTTGTGATGGTAGAATGAATTCAAGAAATTACTATACTGAATTTGCTCAAGAATTACCTGATAATACAGTAATTTTAACTGCGGGATGTGCTAAATATAGATATAATAAATTGGATTTAGGAGATATTGGCGGAATACCTAGAATTTTAGATGCTGGACAATGTAATGATTCGTACTCATTAGCTGTTATTGCATTAAAATTAAAAGAAGTATTTGGACTTGAAGATATAAATGAATTACCAATATTCTATAATATTGCGTGGTATGAACAAAAAGCTGTAATTGTATTACTTGCTTTATTATACTTAGGTGTTAAAAATATTCACTTAGGACCAACATTACCTGCATTCTTATCTCCAAATGTTGCAAAAGTACTTGTAGAAAACTTTGGAATTGCTGGAATTGGCGAAGTAAAAGAAGATATAGAAAAATTCGTATTATAATTTTATATATGTGACATCAAAAAAGACTGACTTATCTTAAGTCAGTTCTTTTTGTTTTTAAATATTTATCAAATAAATTACTAAAAAGATTGAGTATATAGTTTAGAAAGAATATAATAAGTGTAAGAAAATAATTTTAAAAAAAATAATTTTAAAAAATAGAAAGCAAACCTTAATTATGATATGATTAATCTCTAGCCAAAAATTAAATCAAAAGAATAAAGAAAAAAATAAAGAAATAATTAGATGATTTAATAATTTTATAAAAAATGAAAAAACTAATGAAATATTTTGGGCAATAAAATAAATGTCGGTAAGTTATAAAAATAAGGCGTCTTAAATTTTTTCTTAAATTTGACACTATCCATATATATAAAAAAATTTGACATCGCAACTATATGATAATATAATACATTAGAATGTAATAATGTATTTGGGAGGGATATAAATGAATGAAACAATAGTAATTATTGGTGGTGGAGCAGGTGGAATGACTACAGCATCACAATTAAAAAAAATATCACCAG
Coding sequences within it:
- the hcp gene encoding hydroxylamine reductase; translated protein: MFCYQCQEAAKGTGCDIKGVCGKEAPVADIQDMLIFVLKGISYVSSVLREVEELPEHNIVDEYVTTSLFTTITNANFDEDALFNRVKSGIDLRNSLIKIATDKGIELADYDQVTWNPANDEEIKEKAKNVGVLDTENEDIRSLRELVTYGLKGAAAYLEHANNLKFENKEINKFIQKALSDLLNDELGADELTALVLETGKYGVEAMALLDKANTSAFGNPEITKVNIGVRNNPAILISGHDLNDMEQLLEQTKGTGVDVYTHSEMLPANYYPKFKQYEHFVGNYGNAWWKQVDEFTSFNGPILFTTNCIVPPKADATYADKIFTTGAAGLAGATHIVADENGKKDFTPIIELAKKCKPPVEIEKGEIIGGFAHNQVLALADKVVDAVKQGAIKKFVVMAGCDGRMNSRNYYTEFAQELPDNTVILTAGCAKYRYNKLDLGDIGGIPRILDAGQCNDSYSLAVIALKLKEVFGLEDINELPIFYNIAWYEQKAVIVLLALLYLGVKNIHLGPTLPAFLSPNVAKVLVENFGIAGIGEVKEDIEKFVL